A single region of the Streptomyces sp. ITFR-16 genome encodes:
- the eccD gene encoding type VII secretion integral membrane protein EccD — protein sequence MTDTSVADLCHLTVRAPSRTIDLAVPSDVPVADLLPTVLRYAGEDIEESGLEHDGWILQRLGGPPLDEEATLASLGLTDGDLLYLRPHTDALPEVRLDDLVDGIASVTRDRLHDWGEGAARNLLRVLIAVAVLAGLALLAWPGTSVALRAGGAIATGALLLAGAASASRALDDGTTGAVLGLLASPALALAGWLVPGGELSGPQGHQVLGARLLGAAAAWAGCAVLALAATAVRTPLFLASALVAFAAAVGGAVMALFDLRAATAAGVVAMLTVLLGGLVPALSFRLAGMRMPALPTNAQQLQEGIDPYRGNDVAVRTGLAGEWMTALYGATGVLASACLVALAHRPALPALLCALVLSLLLVLHGRGLVNTTQRLVLVLPGAWGLLLLAFGWGLELTGLDRALLVVGLLVVAVVLTIAVWTVPGRRLVPYWGRAAELLHSLLAISLLPLTLWLLGVFGALRGWNG from the coding sequence ATGACCGACACTTCCGTGGCCGACCTGTGCCACCTGACCGTGCGTGCCCCGAGCCGCACCATCGACCTCGCTGTTCCCTCCGACGTACCGGTGGCCGACCTGCTGCCGACCGTGCTGCGGTACGCAGGCGAGGACATCGAGGAGTCCGGCCTCGAACACGACGGCTGGATACTCCAGCGCCTCGGTGGACCACCGCTGGACGAGGAGGCGACACTGGCATCCCTCGGGCTGACCGACGGCGATCTCCTGTATCTGCGGCCGCACACCGATGCGCTGCCCGAGGTACGCCTGGACGACCTGGTCGACGGGATAGCTTCGGTCACCCGGGACCGGCTGCACGACTGGGGCGAGGGGGCTGCACGGAACCTGCTGCGCGTCCTGATTGCCGTGGCCGTGCTGGCCGGTCTGGCGCTGCTGGCGTGGCCCGGCACATCGGTGGCGCTGCGCGCGGGCGGGGCCATCGCCACCGGCGCACTGCTGCTGGCAGGCGCAGCCTCGGCAAGCCGGGCGTTGGACGACGGCACGACCGGCGCGGTCCTCGGCCTGCTGGCGTCCCCCGCGCTGGCGCTGGCGGGCTGGCTGGTGCCGGGCGGTGAACTGAGCGGCCCCCAGGGCCACCAGGTGCTGGGCGCGAGGCTGTTGGGCGCGGCGGCGGCCTGGGCGGGCTGCGCGGTGCTCGCACTGGCGGCCACGGCGGTACGCACGCCGCTGTTTCTGGCCTCCGCGCTGGTCGCGTTCGCCGCGGCGGTCGGCGGCGCGGTGATGGCTCTCTTCGATCTACGGGCGGCCACCGCGGCGGGCGTGGTGGCGATGCTCACGGTGCTGCTCGGCGGTCTGGTGCCGGCGCTGTCGTTCCGGCTCGCTGGGATGCGGATGCCGGCCCTGCCGACCAACGCCCAGCAGCTTCAAGAAGGCATCGATCCCTACCGGGGCAACGATGTAGCGGTCCGCACCGGACTGGCCGGCGAATGGATGACAGCGCTGTACGGGGCGACGGGCGTGCTGGCGTCGGCCTGCCTGGTGGCGCTCGCGCACCGGCCTGCGCTGCCCGCATTGCTGTGCGCGCTGGTGCTGTCGCTCCTGCTGGTCCTGCACGGCCGGGGCCTGGTGAACACCACGCAGCGGCTGGTGCTGGTGCTGCCCGGCGCTTGGGGTCTGCTGCTGCTGGCGTTCGGCTGGGGCCTGGAGCTGACCGGTCTTGACCGGGCACTCCTGGTGGTGGGTCTGCTGGTGGTCGCGGTAGTGCTGACGATCGCGGTGTGGACAGTGCCGGGCCGCCGTCTGGTGCCCTACTGGGGTCGGGCTGCGGAGCTGCTGCACTCCCTGCTTGCGATCTCCCTGCTGCCGCTCACTCTCTGGCTGCTGGGCGTCTTCGGCGCCCTGCGCGGCTGGAACGGCTGA
- the eccB gene encoding type VII secretion protein EccB, whose product MRSKRDQVQAHTFMMGRLTSGMLLADPDAPESPLGRTTRGALIGIIVGILIAAGAFVYGLLRPGGNDSWRGGDSLIVNKDTGARYLYSDGRLRPVRNYASALLIGGAGLKTTTVGTNSLKGTPVGAPVGIAGAPDGVPDPGDLERSAWEVCSTGGGEETTLVPGAPVENLPIGAGSALVVQGPDNRTYLMWQGSRLELDEKSGAAESLGYGAVAPRPVSAAFLDTLVSGPKLATPKVTGRGAKGPVLAGRKTRVGQVVRVTAGSGSQDYVVQKDGLHAVTATQSALLLGDPDTRRKAYADASPAAVAIGVSDLRAHQAPGTAGSDPSVTGLPDSPPSALRLPTGQAACTRIDPDGGAVRVTSVRIAETVLSPYAAADSTALIPACVTVDHVVTRPGRGTLVRVLGAAGATVGNTTFLVGDDGVKYRVADAEALAALGYSDGDAVKVPSTLLSLLPTGPDLNTKAAARSASDTGAGKAASPATQCAATGAEGGGARATSRSAGSAVAGVTTASGAGSGVRAGASSTGEPDSGAFASHRPAG is encoded by the coding sequence GTGCGGTCCAAGCGCGACCAGGTGCAGGCACACACATTCATGATGGGGCGGCTCACGTCGGGCATGCTGCTGGCCGACCCGGACGCCCCGGAGAGCCCGCTGGGCCGCACCACTCGTGGTGCGCTGATCGGCATCATCGTCGGCATCCTGATCGCCGCCGGCGCCTTTGTCTACGGGCTGCTCCGGCCGGGCGGCAACGATTCCTGGCGCGGCGGCGACAGCCTGATCGTCAACAAGGACACGGGCGCGCGCTACCTGTACTCGGACGGCCGGCTGCGTCCGGTGCGCAACTACGCGTCGGCGCTGCTGATCGGCGGCGCTGGCCTGAAGACCACCACCGTGGGCACGAACTCGCTGAAGGGCACCCCCGTGGGCGCACCCGTCGGCATCGCCGGCGCCCCTGACGGCGTACCGGACCCCGGTGACCTGGAGAGGTCGGCGTGGGAGGTGTGCTCCACCGGCGGCGGCGAGGAGACCACGCTGGTGCCGGGTGCGCCGGTGGAGAACCTGCCGATCGGCGCGGGTTCGGCACTGGTGGTGCAGGGACCGGACAACCGTACCTACCTGATGTGGCAGGGCAGTCGTCTGGAGCTGGACGAGAAGTCGGGCGCCGCGGAGTCGCTCGGTTACGGCGCGGTGGCGCCCCGTCCAGTATCAGCGGCGTTCCTCGACACCTTGGTCAGCGGCCCGAAACTGGCCACCCCTAAGGTCACGGGCCGGGGTGCGAAGGGGCCGGTGCTGGCAGGCAGGAAGACCCGGGTCGGGCAGGTGGTCCGGGTGACTGCCGGCTCCGGCAGCCAGGACTACGTAGTCCAGAAGGACGGTCTGCACGCGGTGACGGCCACTCAGTCGGCGCTGCTGCTGGGCGACCCCGACACCCGCAGGAAGGCGTACGCCGACGCGTCCCCGGCAGCCGTGGCGATCGGGGTCTCCGACCTGCGCGCCCATCAGGCTCCGGGCACGGCGGGCAGCGACCCGTCGGTGACCGGGCTGCCGGACAGCCCGCCGTCGGCTCTGCGCCTGCCCACCGGGCAAGCGGCGTGCACACGGATCGATCCGGACGGTGGCGCAGTGCGGGTGACATCGGTGCGGATCGCGGAGACGGTGCTGTCGCCTTACGCCGCGGCCGACTCCACGGCGCTGATCCCGGCCTGTGTGACAGTGGACCACGTGGTGACGCGTCCAGGGCGCGGCACACTGGTACGGGTGCTGGGCGCGGCAGGAGCGACGGTCGGCAACACCACGTTCCTGGTAGGCGACGACGGGGTGAAGTACCGCGTCGCTGACGCGGAGGCACTGGCCGCCCTCGGCTACTCGGACGGGGACGCAGTGAAGGTGCCGTCCACGCTGCTGTCCTTGCTGCCCACCGGCCCGGACCTCAACACGAAGGCTGCGGCCCGGTCGGCGTCGGACACGGGCGCAGGAAAAGCGGCGAGCCCTGCGACACAGTGCGCAGCCACCGGCGCGGAAGGCGGCGGGGCGCGGGCAACCTCCCGCAGCGCCGGTTCGGCGGTCGCCGGAGTCACCACGGCCAGCGGCGCCGGATCGGGCGTCAGGGCGGGTGCTTCGAGCACTGGAGAACCTGATTCGGGCGCCTTCGCGTCCCACCGCCCTGCCGGCTGA
- a CDS encoding WXG100 family type VII secretion target has protein sequence MADNLSDGVIYVSYNHMSNAADDMVMQTKAIGQTLSNLEAELSELSKTWYGNDADTYRQKQAAWDGAVQNMEVLLTSHAQLLSDISGNYKYSENSLSQMWSEVTIGR, from the coding sequence GTGGCAGACAACCTGAGCGACGGTGTCATCTACGTCAGCTACAACCACATGTCGAACGCGGCGGACGACATGGTGATGCAGACCAAGGCGATCGGGCAGACCCTGTCCAACCTCGAGGCAGAGCTCAGCGAGCTGTCCAAGACCTGGTACGGCAACGACGCCGACACCTATCGCCAGAAGCAGGCCGCCTGGGACGGCGCGGTGCAGAACATGGAGGTGCTGCTCACCTCGCACGCGCAGCTTCTGAGCGACATATCCGGTAACTACAAGTACAGCGAGAACTCACTCAGCCAGATGTGGTCCGAGGTAACCATCGGCCGCTGA
- a CDS encoding type VII secretion system-associated protein — MADLTHLDSTALKNFKNNDVADFITDLLNIRKDNAGVRSLKNLVAETGSGSASGDAKMLRIGLMGGGDSQDPTGGSALIEAMKTQGDALDGIFKSQKILFDDIDSALEETITTLLKTQGDSLASIEGEKLMDIFDTVDDDMSGTGSDN; from the coding sequence ATGGCAGACCTGACCCATCTGGATTCGACGGCGCTCAAGAACTTCAAGAACAACGATGTCGCGGACTTCATCACCGATCTGCTCAACATCCGTAAGGACAACGCGGGTGTCCGCTCGCTCAAGAACCTGGTCGCGGAGACCGGTTCGGGCTCGGCGTCGGGCGACGCCAAGATGCTGCGCATCGGCCTGATGGGCGGCGGCGACAGCCAGGACCCGACCGGCGGCTCGGCACTGATCGAGGCAATGAAGACGCAGGGCGACGCGCTGGACGGCATCTTCAAGAGCCAGAAGATCCTTTTCGACGACATCGACTCCGCTCTTGAGGAAACCATCACCACGCTGCTGAAGACCCAGGGCGACAGCCTGGCCTCGATCGAGGGCGAGAAGTTGATGGACATCTTCGACACGGTCGACGACGACATGAGCGGTACTGGCTCCGACAACTGA
- a CDS encoding AAWKG family protein (Members of this family are unrelated to eukaryotic Tcp10, although some members contain a repetitive region similar to a C-terminal repeat region of Tcp10.), translating into MADDGSSTSGTPTYDPDDYYAQAITNFTGYTIPARSSLFNSLSSDSGDDFSDLKLFRMEISGQSMRAVSTEDYTALSGFQKSKGEDYDLAFYDAGGDGAHTSVSLKKARIVMIGVGVGEDGRADLWGDGTVSGGGEFEGSYSHVQWDSGPMAQYISGSKLALDELLNNHTTKGWSFSNLSVLDGNAVDFKSFEETGQSFDRAMQFFKDHSDVVNGWMKSLGEDQAAWKGKAASLFWHLLDELKTNYEGYVSQLGGRDYSPKNTTVGGYVPRSKLSDALAAAQTALKDAVTSLQAAWNNWAKDGQHDPHRHLVKVLDDVSAFVLRDNIQHVNVKTQYYGGYGGGGSYKSYSTTAEFKQTSEYGDLTEHTTWKKIADAAVKSWSDHADLMLKQPAIDALSNVKSAWADVTDAFGQEVTNKNSETLAEVLAEEEADIAEEEANANNDKLNDYLDGLNNNINTIGDGLNDLNDGLNDSLNDLGDGFKDLNDGLNDSLNGLGDGFKDLNDGLNDNLNGLNDGLNNSLNGINDGLNESLNGLGAGLNGLGDGVNNLGDGLNNNFTTLNDGLNNSLGDGLGLNGDPNSPLGGPNPDVPVAPLTSLLNNGLTNDGLNDLDRTGGSSLLNSPTGGNTQLNDDGTLTTKFPDGSTQTIDPRTGLVTSTSPKGVTSTSQLNPGTRLLNPDGSTTTLNDDGTLTTTFPDGSSQTLDPKTGHVETLNPDGSLSESTLTPTDGAFTNPGGSTSQLNGDGTLTTKFPDGSTETLNPDTGQVTVTDSSGNVTTHQLNPGESFTNPDGSTTTLNNDGTLTTKFPDGSTQTLNPDTGQLTTTDAAGHSTTTDLNPAPNTFTTPDGSTSQINPDGTVSTHFPDGSTEILNPDTGQITVTDPSGNVTTHQLNPGESFTNPDGSTTTLNNDGTLTTTFPDGSKQVLDPDTGRLTTTDAAGHTTTTDLDGNGPSLDTRIPDLNSLNHNGPDTNGLNTQSLDGPHTSSPLTHSTGLDTHGPGGSLNNPGGLDSNLDDYYDDYDSTPYGGGSLGSTTPAAALAGNSAAQSANGTPLNPMGMGGGGMPGMGGAGGGGQGTSERTRAVLTDPVGSARGGRVGRAAAGADEDEEIVYTRPTTSSAPYPVGGPGGAGQGSTTTESGDRAREAWLTEDDDVWGTDDGGAPAVIGR; encoded by the coding sequence ATGGCCGACGACGGCAGCAGTACTTCCGGAACGCCCACCTACGACCCGGACGACTACTACGCCCAGGCGATCACCAACTTCACCGGCTACACCATCCCGGCCCGCTCCAGCCTGTTCAACTCCCTCAGCAGCGACAGCGGCGACGACTTCTCCGACCTCAAGCTGTTCCGGATGGAGATCTCCGGGCAGTCCATGCGCGCGGTATCCACTGAGGACTACACGGCGCTCAGCGGCTTCCAGAAGAGCAAGGGTGAGGACTACGACCTGGCCTTCTACGACGCGGGCGGCGACGGCGCGCACACCAGCGTGAGCCTGAAGAAGGCGCGGATCGTGATGATCGGCGTCGGCGTCGGCGAAGACGGCCGTGCCGACCTATGGGGGGACGGAACGGTCTCCGGCGGCGGCGAGTTCGAGGGCTCGTACTCACACGTCCAGTGGGACTCCGGCCCGATGGCCCAGTACATCTCCGGCAGCAAACTGGCTCTGGACGAGCTGCTGAACAACCACACCACCAAGGGCTGGAGCTTCAGCAACCTGTCGGTCCTCGATGGCAACGCGGTCGACTTCAAGTCCTTCGAGGAGACGGGGCAGTCCTTCGACCGGGCGATGCAGTTTTTCAAGGATCACTCGGACGTCGTCAACGGGTGGATGAAGTCGCTCGGCGAGGACCAGGCCGCCTGGAAGGGCAAGGCGGCAAGCCTCTTCTGGCACCTGCTGGACGAGCTGAAGACCAACTACGAAGGGTACGTCTCGCAGTTGGGCGGCCGTGACTACAGCCCGAAGAACACCACAGTGGGCGGATACGTCCCCAGGTCGAAGCTGAGCGACGCACTGGCTGCCGCGCAGACCGCACTCAAGGACGCGGTCACCAGCCTTCAGGCGGCATGGAACAACTGGGCCAAGGACGGGCAGCACGACCCGCACAGGCACTTGGTGAAGGTGCTGGACGACGTGTCCGCCTTCGTCCTCAGGGACAACATCCAGCACGTGAACGTCAAGACCCAGTACTACGGTGGGTACGGTGGTGGCGGTTCGTACAAGTCCTACTCGACCACGGCGGAGTTCAAGCAGACCTCCGAGTACGGCGACCTCACCGAGCACACCACCTGGAAGAAGATCGCCGACGCGGCCGTCAAGAGCTGGTCGGACCACGCCGACTTGATGCTGAAGCAGCCGGCCATCGACGCCCTCAGCAACGTGAAGTCAGCCTGGGCCGACGTGACGGACGCCTTCGGCCAAGAGGTCACCAACAAGAACTCCGAGACACTGGCCGAGGTCCTCGCCGAGGAAGAGGCCGACATCGCGGAGGAAGAGGCCAACGCCAACAACGACAAGCTGAACGACTACCTCGACGGGCTCAACAACAACATCAACACGATCGGTGACGGTCTCAACGACCTCAACGACGGACTGAACGACAGCCTCAACGACCTGGGCGACGGGTTCAAGGACCTCAACGACGGGCTCAACGACAGCCTCAACGGGCTGGGCGACGGGTTCAAGGACCTCAACGACGGGCTCAACGACAACCTGAACGGGCTGAATGACGGTCTCAATAACAGTCTCAACGGGATCAACGACGGCCTCAACGAGAGTCTGAACGGCCTCGGCGCAGGTCTCAACGGTCTCGGCGACGGCGTCAACAACCTCGGTGACGGTCTCAACAACAACTTCACCACGCTCAACGACGGGCTGAACAACAGCCTGGGCGATGGCCTGGGCCTGAACGGGGACCCGAACTCCCCGCTCGGAGGACCGAACCCGGACGTACCGGTGGCTCCGCTCACCTCGCTGCTGAACAACGGCCTGACCAACGACGGCCTGAACGACCTGGACAGGACCGGGGGGTCCTCATTGCTGAACTCCCCCACCGGGGGCAACACCCAGCTCAACGACGACGGCACACTGACCACGAAGTTCCCCGACGGCTCGACGCAGACCATCGACCCACGCACGGGCCTGGTCACCAGCACCTCGCCGAAGGGCGTGACGTCGACCTCGCAGCTCAACCCGGGCACCCGCCTGTTGAACCCGGACGGATCGACCACCACGCTCAACGACGACGGCACGCTCACCACCACCTTCCCGGACGGTTCGAGTCAGACCCTCGATCCGAAGACCGGCCACGTGGAGACCCTCAACCCGGACGGCAGCCTGTCCGAGTCGACACTGACCCCGACCGACGGCGCCTTCACCAACCCGGGCGGCTCCACGTCTCAGCTCAACGGCGATGGCACGCTCACCACGAAGTTTCCCGACGGCTCGACGGAAACCCTCAACCCGGACACCGGCCAGGTCACCGTCACCGATTCCTCGGGCAACGTCACCACCCACCAGCTCAACCCAGGTGAGTCGTTCACCAACCCGGACGGCTCCACCACAACCCTGAACAACGACGGCACACTCACCACGAAGTTCCCCGACGGCTCGACGCAGACCCTCAACCCGGACACCGGGCAGCTCACCACAACCGACGCCGCCGGACACTCCACCACCACCGATCTGAATCCAGCCCCGAACACGTTCACCACACCGGACGGGTCCACTTCGCAGATCAACCCGGACGGCACCGTCAGCACCCACTTCCCGGACGGTTCGACGGAGATCCTGAACCCGGACACCGGTCAGATCACCGTCACCGATCCCTCGGGCAACGTCACCACCCACCAGCTCAACCCAGGTGAGTCGTTCACCAACCCGGACGGCTCCACCACAACCCTGAACAACGACGGCACACTCACCACAACGTTTCCCGACGGTTCCAAGCAGGTCCTCGACCCGGATACGGGCCGGCTGACCACCACGGACGCGGCCGGGCACACCACCACGACCGACCTGGACGGCAACGGCCCGTCCCTCGACACCCGTATCCCGGACCTCAACAGCCTCAACCACAACGGTCCGGACACCAACGGACTCAACACCCAGAGCCTCGACGGCCCGCATACCTCTTCGCCGCTCACCCACTCGACCGGTCTGGACACCCACGGACCGGGCGGCTCGCTGAACAATCCCGGCGGCCTGGACTCCAACCTCGACGACTACTACGACGACTACGACAGCACCCCTTACGGCGGCGGCTCCCTGGGGTCGACCACCCCCGCCGCCGCGCTCGCCGGCAACTCAGCGGCGCAGTCCGCGAACGGCACCCCGCTCAACCCGATGGGCATGGGGGGTGGCGGCATGCCCGGCATGGGCGGCGCGGGCGGCGGCGGCCAGGGCACCAGCGAACGCACCCGGGCCGTCCTCACCGACCCGGTCGGCAGCGCCCGGGGCGGGCGCGTCGGACGGGCCGCGGCGGGAGCCGACGAGGACGAGGAGATCGTGTACACCCGGCCGACCACCTCCAGTGCGCCCTACCCGGTGGGCGGGCCCGGCGGCGCCGGCCAGGGCTCCACGACCACGGAGAGCGGCGACCGCGCCCGCGAGGCGTGGCTGACCGAGGACGACGACGTGTGGGGCACCGACGACGGCGGCGCCCCGGCGGTCATCGGACGCTGA
- a CDS encoding YbaB/EbfC family nucleoid-associated protein produces the protein MNSESIEQRLAKAMAELEETEAAVARAESELAHAEATVRSADRSVEVTVSAQGDMTALTFLDDKYRTMPAGQLAASVLEAAQEARARMARRVMSTFEPFTQAHAEAPELTGFDVDWNKIFGPGVLEGPKGDRRRGSGRLRDEISEDPED, from the coding sequence GTGAACAGTGAGTCGATCGAACAGCGGCTGGCCAAGGCGATGGCGGAGCTGGAGGAGACCGAGGCCGCCGTGGCGCGCGCCGAGAGCGAACTGGCCCACGCCGAGGCGACGGTGCGCTCGGCGGACCGCTCGGTCGAGGTGACCGTCTCCGCCCAGGGGGACATGACCGCACTGACCTTCCTGGACGACAAGTACCGTACGATGCCCGCAGGTCAGCTCGCTGCCAGCGTGCTGGAAGCGGCGCAGGAGGCGCGAGCCCGGATGGCCAGGCGGGTGATGTCCACCTTCGAGCCGTTCACCCAGGCGCACGCGGAAGCGCCCGAACTCACCGGCTTCGACGTGGACTGGAACAAGATTTTCGGGCCCGGCGTGCTGGAGGGGCCGAAGGGCGATCGCCGCCGCGGCTCCGGTCGGCTCCGTGACGAGATCAGCGAAGACCCGGAGGACTGA